Genomic window (Oryza sativa Japonica Group chromosome 3, ASM3414082v1):
GTGATTAAAAGAGTTCTCTTACATAGCCCTGTTTTTTTAGAAAGCAAAAAAGATGGATACTAGGGTAgtgtttgggaaggagggactaaactttagtcatTCTCACAGAAACATAAGTCCCACCTAGGCAAAACCAGCTTTACCTATTAAGCACCATGGGCACATAGGTCACCCAAAAGACAGGAGGTTCTTAAGCAACTAGCCTACCTAGACAACTAAGCAGCAACACCAGAAACTAAATACAGTCACACTATAGGTAACACTAAGATCAGAATCCTTCGCAAGGTAAGCCAGCATCATTCCATTCCCACCTCGGAGTGCAAGTTCTCAGCAGCTTCAAGCAATACCGAGATCAAAGAGCCCCAGCCTTAGCGTGCATCTTTCGGCTTCATCAACATCCTTCACTGTTACAGTAAAGACCCCGACAATCAACCATAGTTAGAGGGGTACCAAACTaacttatctaaaaaaaatcatatcatttCTAGTCACCCATAAATTGCCTACTTACAGCAGCCAAAATTATTGCTATTATTTATTTGCACGGATCAGTAATGACATATGGACATCACCATCCTAGTGGCACAGGAATTGTAAATTCAAAATTATTCAGAAAAGAGAAGATTTTCTCTTTCCTGTGTACCTCTATGCTGCTAACTGCCTTCTGTATTTCAGCAACTACTTTCTTGAGAGCAAGATCGCTGAAGAAGCCAACGTGACTAACACCTGGCAACCTGACCACCTTCAAGATTTGGCCTTCCACCCCAGACCACTCCTCCGCAGCCATCAGGCTCACAATGTTCATgttcccgtcgccgtcgccgtacaCCACCTCCGGTGTCCCCTCGAACCCAGCTTCGCCGTAGACGAACGTCTCCGGCGTCCTGACACCGACCCCGTACATGCTTGTCACCGGCACCATCGGCGCCGGGAGCGCCCGCCACATCGGCAGCACCCGTGTCACGTACGGCTGGACCCCTTCCGTGAAGCCGATGGCGTCGAGGAACTCGGTGATGTTGTTGGCGGAGTAGGTCGAGTTCTTGGTCACCACCACCGGCCGGTCACCGAACACCATCGGCGTCGGCAGGCGCCAGAGCGCGCTCTGCTGGCTCCGCGCAAGCCtggccctcgccggcggcgcgaggtTGGGGAGGCCGGAGCCGGCGCCGGAGGCGAGGCCGTCCATCCCCTCCGCGAAGCCGCCGAGCGCGGCGGCCAGGAGGACGGCGTGCTTGACGAAGCGTTGGCGCCAGGCGAGCGGGCGGGCGCGCAGGAACTGGTACGTGAGCGCGCAGCCGAAGCTGTGCGCCACCACGACGGCAGGCCGCCCGCCGTTGAGCCGGCTCGCCCTCTCGATGAGGCGCGTGAGGCGAGCGAAGTAGC
Coding sequences:
- the LOC4332160 gene encoding lecithin-cholesterol acyltransferase-like 1 isoform 1 precursor (isoform 1 precursor is encoded by transcript variant 1) — encoded protein: MDLLRRVAVVAVLLSLPSRGRSGGGGSDLHPVVLVPGYGSNRLYARLTAAYEPAAPRCGAREGKDEWFQLWPIDAAASEPAQAPCLAEKMSLVYDPVADDYRNVAGVVTRVPSFASTRALVGWDPLVRQLEAMGHRDGGSLFAAPYDFRYAVAPRGHPSAVGERYFARLTRLIERASRLNGGRPAVVVAHSFGCALTYQFLRARPLAWRQRFVKHAVLLAAALGGFAEGMDGLASGAGSGLPNLAPPARARLARSQQSALWRLPTPMVFGDRPVVVTKNSTYSANNITEFLDAIGFTEGVQPYVTRVLPMWRALPAPMVPVTSMYGVGVRTPETFVYGEAGFEGTPEVVYGDGDGNMNIVSLMAAEEWSGVEGQILKVVRLPGVSHVGFFSDLALKKVVAEIQKAVSSIE
- the LOC4332160 gene encoding lecithin-cholesterol acyltransferase-like 1 isoform 2 precursor (isoform 2 precursor is encoded by transcript variant 2), with the translated sequence MDLLRRVAVVAVLLSLPSRGRSGGGGSDLHPVVLVPGYGSNRLYARLTAAYEPAAPRCGAREGKDEWFQLWPIDAAASEPAQAPCLAEKMSLVYDPVADDYRNVAGVVTRVPSFASTRALVGWDPLVRQLEAMGHRDGGSLFAAPYDFRYAVAPRGHPSAVGERYFARLTRLIERASRLNGGRPAVVVAHSFGCALTYQFLRARPLAWRQRFVKHAVLLAAALGGFAEGMDGLASGAGSGLPNLAPPARARLARSQQSALWRLPTPMVFGDRPVVVTKNSTYSANNITEFLDAIGFTEGVQPYVTRVLPMWRALPAPMVPVTSMYGVGVRTPETFVYGEAGFEGTPEVVYGDGDGNMNIVSLMAAEEWSGVEGQILKVVRLPGVSHVGFFSDLALKKVVAEIQKAVSSIEVHRKEKIFSFLNNFEFTIPVPLGW